A genomic stretch from Astatotilapia calliptera chromosome 4, fAstCal1.2, whole genome shotgun sequence includes:
- the cant1a gene encoding soluble calcium-activated nucleotidase 1 isoform X3, which produces MPASPGYTRLEHNEPMNPLRISVGGLPMLASMANATDPRFRLKWRPIVAVAGSVALILLLFMHFSSGLRYRSYGSRSWRVNPSDGHQSDLQYNDTYPLSPPERTSQGTRYRIGVIADLDTSSLSDKKMTWISYMRRGYLLVSESGDKVAVEWDVDRVVLESHLSEKGRGMELSELVVFNGKLYSVDDRTGVVYHIDGEKAVPWVILPDGDGSVAKGFKAEWLAVKDEHLYVGGLGKEWTTTEGEFVNNNPEWVKVVGFRGDVQHKNWVPKYKSLKSAAGIEQPGYLIHESAAWSDTLQRWFFLPRRASSERYEETADERRGTNLVLSCSPDFNDIKVSRVGVLNPTHGFSSFKFVPNTDDQIILALKSEEDAGKIATYIMAFTLDGRILLPETKIGDVKYEGLEFI; this is translated from the exons ATGCCTGCTTCTCCAGGCTATACTCGACTTGAGCATAATGAGCCTATGAACCCGCTGCGTATCTCCGTAGGAGGCCTCCCCATGTTGGCTTCCATGGCCAATGCCACCGACCCCCGGTTCCGCCTTAAGTGGAGGCCCATCGTGGCAGTAGCTGGCTCTGTGGCCttaatcctgctgcttttcatGCACTTCAGCTCGGGTTTACGGTACCGCTCCTACGGCTCACGCAGCTGGAGAGTCAACCCAAGCGACGGCCACCAGTCGGATTTGCAGTACAACGACACCTACCCCCTCAGTCCACCCGAGCGCACGTCGCAGGGCACCCGCTATCGCATCGGCGTCATCGCTGACCTGGACACCAGCTCTCTCAGCGACAAGAAGATGACGTGGATCAGCTACATGCGGCGGGGGTACCTGCTGGTGTCAGAGAGCGGTGACAAGGTGGCCGTTGAATGGGATGTTGACAGGGTGGTGCTGGAAAGCCACCTGTCGGAGAAAGGCAGGGGCATGGAGCTGTCTGAGCTGGTGGTGTTCAATGGGAAGCTTTACAGTGTCGATGACAGAACGGGTGTAGTCTACCATATAGATGGAGAAAAGGCTGTACCCTGGGTCATCTTACCCGATGGCGATGGCAGCGTTGCAAAAG GATTCAAAGCcgaatggctggcagtgaaggACGAGCACCTGTATGTTGGCGGTCTCGGGAAAGAGTGGACCACCACTGAAGGCGAATTTGTCAACAACAATCCAGAATGGGTGAAAGTTGTGGGCTTCAGAGGCGACGTACAGCACAAGAACTGGGTTCCCAAGTACAAATCCCTGAAATCCGCCGCAGGGATAGAGCAACCAG GCTATTTGATTCACGAGTCTGCAGCATGGAGCGACACCCTACAGCGCTGGTTTTTCCTTCCTCGCCGCGCGAGCAGCGAGCGCTACGAAGAGACGGCGGACGAGAGACGCGGCACGAACCTCGTCCTTAGCTGCTCGCCAGATTTCAACGACATCAAAGTCAGCCGAGTGGGTGTACTTAATCCTACCCACGGTTTCTCCTCCTTCAAGTTTGTCCCCAACACTGATGACCAGATCATCCTGGCGCTCAAGTCTGAAGAGGACGCTGGGAAGATTGCCACGTACATTATGGCCTTCACACTTGATGGGCGCATCCTTTTGCCTGAAACTAAGATCGGGGATGTAAAATATGAGGGCTTGGAGTTTATATAG
- the LOC113021531 gene encoding galectin-3-binding protein A-like has product MAERTLSSNKFLLNQEQLCNQVCAHRPQTQLRNHRKEESCTSCWKCSRLEIVFVFSYFCTSGRAYKFDILNRNHEPREGDVRLFGSKNVSEGRVEIYHDGKWGTVCDDNWDMADAQVLCRQLNFLGAKSIVTGKDYGQAPGPIWLDDINCKGTETHLFTCEFKGWGETDCTHKEDVGVVCETGSINVDINDSTQSLDHSIGLSDFLGQIFDDGNGCDFLIVVQSPTGNKQEDGTPEISEKTICAHKMILSQIPFFNASVGITNITVNLSLPCQPHFTSFIRYIYTRKIDVTLSSALCLHQMASDFGLKQLMEDIGRLFSKILPEDSTFHNQVSFYKYAVETKDLVLEENCVQYMAWNYQNLTRSPAWSGLSVGLLRALLTRSDLVAPDEYFVLQSVERWISEKGDSIDLETQADLLGRIRFPMIPAEKLYVIESSSPLYSTHKTVYRDNMLKAFQFNVLLFSYLTKQKFGKENNDYQPRIYTAEPWSIVLELSIRTSSSQTHSRPIDKRQRYNNRYIHGYGYETSSYSQTRSKSFSTPVHNSLIFKDTVKRWQANILMNRQECSNHGVRCESFPVAKLTPQNYISQSEILFRNRILLVCQGQYVCQIQDFKSNMASVSANATQVLPYPCAGDQFTYQIVVTPEYV; this is encoded by the exons ATGGCTGAAAGA ACATTGTCCTCAAACAAGTTCCTGTTAAACCAAGAGCAGTTGTGCAATCAGGTATGTGCTCACAGACCTCAAACACAACTTCGTAACCACAGGAAAGAAG aGTCATGCACTAGCTGTTGGAAATGCTCCCGCCTCGAAATAGTCTTTGTCTTCTCCTACTTCTGTACGTCTGGAAGGGCATacaaatttgacattttga ACAGAAATCATGAGCCACGGGAAGGTGATGTGAGGCTGTTTGGCTCTAAGAACGTGTCAGAGGGCCGTGTGGAAATCTACCATGATGGGAAATGGGGAACAGTATGTGACGACAACTGGGACATGGCTGACGCCCAGGTGTTGTGTCGCCAGCTCAACTTCCTTGGAGCCAAATCTATTGTGACTGGGAAGGACTACGGACAAG CGCCTGGACCTATTTGGCTGGATGACATCAATTGTAAAggcacagaaacacatctcttCACCTGTGAATTCAAAGGCTGGGGAGAAACTGACTGCACGCACAAAGAGGATGTTGGAGTAGtttgtgaaacaggaa GCATTAATGTGGACATTAATGATTCTACACAATCACTGGACCACAGTATCGGTCTGTCTGACTTTCTCGGCCAAATCTTTGATGATGGAAATGGCTGTGACTTCCTGATCGTAGTGCAGAGTCCTACTGGGAACAAACAGGAAGATGGGACCCCAGAGATAAGTGAGAAAACCATCTGTGCTCACAAAATGATCCTGTCACAAATCCCATTCTTTAATGCTTCAGTGGGGATTACTAACATCACAGTCAACCTCAGCTTGCCCTGCCAGCCACATTTCACCTCCTTCATCAG GTACATTTACACCCGTAAGATAGATGTGACCCTCTCCTCTGCACTGTGTCTCCACCAAATGGCTTCTGATTTTGGGTTAAAGCAGCTGATGGAGGACATTGGCCGACTGTTTTCTAAAATCCTCCCAGAAGACTCCACCTTTCACAACCAGGTGTCTTTTTACAAGTATGCAGTGGAGACCAAGGACTTAGTGCTTGAGGAGAACTGTGTCCAGTACATGGCCTGGAACTACCAAAACCTGACCAGGTCTCCAGCTTGGTCCGGCCTCTCAGTGGGGCTTCTTAGAGCTCTTCTTACTCGCTCAGATTTGGTGGCGCCAGATGAATATTTTGTGCTGCAGTCTGTAGAGAGATGGATCAGTGAGAAAGGCGACTCCATCGATTTGGAAACGCAGGCTGATCTGTTGGGACGCATTCGTTTTCCTATGATTCCTGCTGAGAAGCTGTATGTGATCGAGTCCAGCTCTCCACTCTACAGCACTCATAAGACCGTGTATCGTGATAATATGTTGAAAGCTTTTCAGTTTAACGTGCTCCTCTTCAGTTATCTGACAAAGCAAAAGTTCGGCAAAGAAAATAATGATTACCAGCCCAGGATTTACACTGCTGAGCCCTGGAGCATCGTTTTAGAGCTTTCAATCAGAACATCATCCTCTCAAACCCACTCAAGACCGATTGACAAACGGCAGCGCTACAATAACCGCTATATCCACGGCTATGGCTATGAAACGTCTTCCTACAGTCAAACCAGATCCAAGTCATTCAGCACACCTGTTCACAACAGCCTCATCTTCAAGGACACTGTAAAGAGGTGGCAAGCAAATATTCTCATGAACAGGCAGGAATGTTCAAACCATGGTGTGAGATGTGAGTCTTTTCCTGTGGCAAAGCTGACACCCCAAAACTACATCAGCCAAAGTGAAATCCTCTTTCGTAACCGGATCTTGCTGGTCTGCCAGGGCCAGTATGTTTGTCAAATCCAGGACTTCAAAAGCAATATGGCTTCCGTCTCTGCGAATGCTACTCAGGTCCTTCCTTATCCCTGTGCTGGTGACCAGTTCACCTACCAGATTGTAGTGACACCAGAGTACGTGTGA
- the cant1a gene encoding soluble calcium-activated nucleotidase 1 isoform X2, which produces MEVCLSKPGSPMPASPGYTRLEHNEPMNPLRISVGGLPMLASMANATDPRFRLKWRPIVAVAGSVALILLLFMHFSSGLRYRSYGSRSWRVNPSDGHQSDLQYNDTYPLSPPERTSQGTRYRIGVIADLDTSSLSDKKMTWISYMRRGYLLVSESGDKVAVEWDVDRVVLESHLSEKGRGMELSELVVFNGKLYSVDDRTGVVYHIDGEKAVPWVILPDGDGSVAKGFKAEWLAVKDEHLYVGGLGKEWTTTEGEFVNNNPEWVKVVGFRGDVQHKNWVPKYKSLKSAAGIEQPGYLIHESAAWSDTLQRWFFLPRRASSERYEETADERRGTNLVLSCSPDFNDIKVSRVGVLNPTHGFSSFKFVPNTDDQIILALKSEEDAGKIATYIMAFTLDGRILLPETKIGDVKYEGLEFI; this is translated from the exons ATGGAAGTGT GTCTCTCCAAGCCTGGTTCCCCCATGCCTGCTTCTCCAGGCTATACTCGACTTGAGCATAATGAGCCTATGAACCCGCTGCGTATCTCCGTAGGAGGCCTCCCCATGTTGGCTTCCATGGCCAATGCCACCGACCCCCGGTTCCGCCTTAAGTGGAGGCCCATCGTGGCAGTAGCTGGCTCTGTGGCCttaatcctgctgcttttcatGCACTTCAGCTCGGGTTTACGGTACCGCTCCTACGGCTCACGCAGCTGGAGAGTCAACCCAAGCGACGGCCACCAGTCGGATTTGCAGTACAACGACACCTACCCCCTCAGTCCACCCGAGCGCACGTCGCAGGGCACCCGCTATCGCATCGGCGTCATCGCTGACCTGGACACCAGCTCTCTCAGCGACAAGAAGATGACGTGGATCAGCTACATGCGGCGGGGGTACCTGCTGGTGTCAGAGAGCGGTGACAAGGTGGCCGTTGAATGGGATGTTGACAGGGTGGTGCTGGAAAGCCACCTGTCGGAGAAAGGCAGGGGCATGGAGCTGTCTGAGCTGGTGGTGTTCAATGGGAAGCTTTACAGTGTCGATGACAGAACGGGTGTAGTCTACCATATAGATGGAGAAAAGGCTGTACCCTGGGTCATCTTACCCGATGGCGATGGCAGCGTTGCAAAAG GATTCAAAGCcgaatggctggcagtgaaggACGAGCACCTGTATGTTGGCGGTCTCGGGAAAGAGTGGACCACCACTGAAGGCGAATTTGTCAACAACAATCCAGAATGGGTGAAAGTTGTGGGCTTCAGAGGCGACGTACAGCACAAGAACTGGGTTCCCAAGTACAAATCCCTGAAATCCGCCGCAGGGATAGAGCAACCAG GCTATTTGATTCACGAGTCTGCAGCATGGAGCGACACCCTACAGCGCTGGTTTTTCCTTCCTCGCCGCGCGAGCAGCGAGCGCTACGAAGAGACGGCGGACGAGAGACGCGGCACGAACCTCGTCCTTAGCTGCTCGCCAGATTTCAACGACATCAAAGTCAGCCGAGTGGGTGTACTTAATCCTACCCACGGTTTCTCCTCCTTCAAGTTTGTCCCCAACACTGATGACCAGATCATCCTGGCGCTCAAGTCTGAAGAGGACGCTGGGAAGATTGCCACGTACATTATGGCCTTCACACTTGATGGGCGCATCCTTTTGCCTGAAACTAAGATCGGGGATGTAAAATATGAGGGCTTGGAGTTTATATAG
- the cant1a gene encoding soluble calcium-activated nucleotidase 1 isoform X1 has protein sequence MTQDQRAGRRRRRGLSKPGSPMPASPGYTRLEHNEPMNPLRISVGGLPMLASMANATDPRFRLKWRPIVAVAGSVALILLLFMHFSSGLRYRSYGSRSWRVNPSDGHQSDLQYNDTYPLSPPERTSQGTRYRIGVIADLDTSSLSDKKMTWISYMRRGYLLVSESGDKVAVEWDVDRVVLESHLSEKGRGMELSELVVFNGKLYSVDDRTGVVYHIDGEKAVPWVILPDGDGSVAKGFKAEWLAVKDEHLYVGGLGKEWTTTEGEFVNNNPEWVKVVGFRGDVQHKNWVPKYKSLKSAAGIEQPGYLIHESAAWSDTLQRWFFLPRRASSERYEETADERRGTNLVLSCSPDFNDIKVSRVGVLNPTHGFSSFKFVPNTDDQIILALKSEEDAGKIATYIMAFTLDGRILLPETKIGDVKYEGLEFI, from the exons ATGACACAGGATCAGCGTGCGGGCAGGAGGAGACGAAGGG GTCTCTCCAAGCCTGGTTCCCCCATGCCTGCTTCTCCAGGCTATACTCGACTTGAGCATAATGAGCCTATGAACCCGCTGCGTATCTCCGTAGGAGGCCTCCCCATGTTGGCTTCCATGGCCAATGCCACCGACCCCCGGTTCCGCCTTAAGTGGAGGCCCATCGTGGCAGTAGCTGGCTCTGTGGCCttaatcctgctgcttttcatGCACTTCAGCTCGGGTTTACGGTACCGCTCCTACGGCTCACGCAGCTGGAGAGTCAACCCAAGCGACGGCCACCAGTCGGATTTGCAGTACAACGACACCTACCCCCTCAGTCCACCCGAGCGCACGTCGCAGGGCACCCGCTATCGCATCGGCGTCATCGCTGACCTGGACACCAGCTCTCTCAGCGACAAGAAGATGACGTGGATCAGCTACATGCGGCGGGGGTACCTGCTGGTGTCAGAGAGCGGTGACAAGGTGGCCGTTGAATGGGATGTTGACAGGGTGGTGCTGGAAAGCCACCTGTCGGAGAAAGGCAGGGGCATGGAGCTGTCTGAGCTGGTGGTGTTCAATGGGAAGCTTTACAGTGTCGATGACAGAACGGGTGTAGTCTACCATATAGATGGAGAAAAGGCTGTACCCTGGGTCATCTTACCCGATGGCGATGGCAGCGTTGCAAAAG GATTCAAAGCcgaatggctggcagtgaaggACGAGCACCTGTATGTTGGCGGTCTCGGGAAAGAGTGGACCACCACTGAAGGCGAATTTGTCAACAACAATCCAGAATGGGTGAAAGTTGTGGGCTTCAGAGGCGACGTACAGCACAAGAACTGGGTTCCCAAGTACAAATCCCTGAAATCCGCCGCAGGGATAGAGCAACCAG GCTATTTGATTCACGAGTCTGCAGCATGGAGCGACACCCTACAGCGCTGGTTTTTCCTTCCTCGCCGCGCGAGCAGCGAGCGCTACGAAGAGACGGCGGACGAGAGACGCGGCACGAACCTCGTCCTTAGCTGCTCGCCAGATTTCAACGACATCAAAGTCAGCCGAGTGGGTGTACTTAATCCTACCCACGGTTTCTCCTCCTTCAAGTTTGTCCCCAACACTGATGACCAGATCATCCTGGCGCTCAAGTCTGAAGAGGACGCTGGGAAGATTGCCACGTACATTATGGCCTTCACACTTGATGGGCGCATCCTTTTGCCTGAAACTAAGATCGGGGATGTAAAATATGAGGGCTTGGAGTTTATATAG